The Candidatus Nitrosocaldus cavascurensis genome segment ATCCTCAGCCTTCTTGAATGGATCTATTGAGACCCTGCACTCCTCCATAGCCTGCTCTATCCTCAGTGGTGGATGGGGTAGATGGGTCTTTGGATCAACGTATGACCTGGTTATTATGTTTATTATCTGCTTCCTCTTCTCCTCCACAAGCCTCCTCCTCTGCTCACTTGTAAGGTTGAGTTCGCCCTTCTCAAGTATGATCCTTGCAACATCTATAGTGTTGGAGGTTCTAAAGTACTTCTCCAACTTCTCCTTCGATGCTCTATTACCCTTGCTAGAGTCCGTGTATATCTCATCACTTGCAAGTATGTTTGAGATATCAGTCCTCTTGCCCATCTTGTACTCTAGTGCTGGATCTGGCTTGACCAGTATCTCAAACTTCTCCCCTTCTATAATAAGCCTAACTATGCTTAGTTTATCTGCCATGGTTTAAATTTTATTGTACACCTATATATTAATATGCAAGCCCTAACTTTTGTCCTAACGGTAGATTTTTAAATGGTCCTCTAGTTTGCAGAAGAGAAGAGGTTAGTATGATAAAGGTGGTGGAGCAATCAGAGCATAGGATAGTGGTTAGGCTCACAGGCTACCCTATCCAGTATGTTAATGCCCTGAGGAGGATTGCAATGGTAGAGGTGCCAACAATGGCGATAGATGATGTTGTTATATATGAGAACTCATCAGTTATGCATGATGAGATACTTGCACATAGGCTAGGGCTTATACCATTATCTACACCACTGCACAGGTTTGTTATGCAGGAGGAGTGTGAGTGTAAGAGTCCTTTAGGATGTCCAAAGTGTAGGGTATTACTCTACCTTGATGTTACTGCAGATGAGAGGGGTAGAACTGTACTATCTTCAGATCTTGTATCTGAGGATGAGTCTGTCAAGCCTATAAGTGAGAATATACCCATAGTAACACTTGCAAAGGGGCAGAGTATAAGGCTTGAAGCATATGCAAGGCTAGGTATAGGGAAGATGCATGCAAAATGGCAGCCTACAACCATATCTGTTGTGAAGGAGGTTGATAGTAGCAAGGATGATTACATAATGGAGCTGGAGTCTGTAGGCTCACTACATGCAAGGGATATACTGCTTGAGGCTATAAACATATTAGAGAAGAAGATAACTAGGATTGGTGATAGCATAGGAGGGTTGAGAGCATATGCAGATGCAAAACCTAGTATTGGTTGAGTGTATAGAGATGCTCAAGAGGGCAGCAAAGGAGCATGATGCCCCTATATGGAGTAGGGTAGCGGAGTTGCTTGCTAGGCCTAGGAGTAGGAGGG includes the following:
- a CDS encoding ribosome assembly factor SBDS gives rise to the protein MADKLSIVRLIIEGEKFEILVKPDPALEYKMGKRTDISNILASDEIYTDSSKGNRASKEKLEKYFRTSNTIDVARIILEKGELNLTSEQRRRLVEEKRKQIINIITRSYVDPKTHLPHPPLRIEQAMEECRVSIDPFKKAEDQVKSVVDALRSILPMKSERLKFTLIVPAQYTAQSYSVIKSMGEIIKEEWQADGSLKVIIEIPAAIQANMMDRLASITKGTAQAVMMR
- a CDS encoding DNA-directed RNA polymerase subunit D — translated: MIKVVEQSEHRIVVRLTGYPIQYVNALRRIAMVEVPTMAIDDVVIYENSSVMHDEILAHRLGLIPLSTPLHRFVMQEECECKSPLGCPKCRVLLYLDVTADERGRTVLSSDLVSEDESVKPISENIPIVTLAKGQSIRLEAYARLGIGKMHAKWQPTTISVVKEVDSSKDDYIMELESVGSLHARDILLEAINILEKKITRIGDSIGGLRAYADAKPSIG